CGAACCGATACCCCACCTTGCGCACCGTGATGATATGCACGGGTTTGGCCGGCACCGGCTCAAGCTTCGCCCGCAGCTCGGAAATGTGAATGTCCACCGTGCGGGTACTGACGTCCTGTTGATACCCCCACACGGCGCGCAACAGATCCCCGCGGGTCACCACGCTACCTGCCCGATCCATCAGGGCCACCAGCAGCTCGTACTCCTTGGGGGTCAGTGCCACGGGAGTACCGGCGCGCGCGACGCTGCGCGCCGGCCGATTGACCACGATATCGCCAAAACGGGCGGACGGCGAGGCAGCCACGGAATGGCGTGCACGACGCAGCAGTGCCTCGACGCGGGCCAGCAACTCCATGGCCCCGAATGGTTTGGTTACATAATCGTCGGCGCCGAGGCGCAGTCCGCGAACTTTGTCCGCTTCCTCGCCGCGCGCGGTCAGCACGAGAATGGGCGCCTCAATGCCTTCGCCCCGCAGTTCGCGAATCACGCGATACCCATCAAAGCCGGGCAGCATGAGATCGAGGATGATGAGATCCGCGTCCCGTTGTCGCGCACGGTCTACGCCGTCGGGGCCGGTACCGGCCACGGCCACATCGAATCCTTCACTCTGCAGCGCGGTGGTCACGGCAAAGGCGAGATCCGCGTTGTCCTCTATGACCAGGATGCGGGTCACGTCGTGCGTGTCTCCATCATGCTGAGGGGCAGTGACACGACAAAGCGTGCACCCGCCGCCACGCCAGTATCGGATTCGTTGACGGATTGCACCTGCACATCGCCTCCGTGTGCCCGCACCAAACGACGCACCACAGCAAGCCCGATGCCGGTGCCACCGACGGCACCACCCATGTCACGCGACAGGCGATAGTACGGAGCGAATATGGCCTCCCGTTCGCTTGCCGGCACTCCGGGCCCCTCGTCGGTCACTTCGAGCGTCCA
This portion of the Gemmatimonas sp. UBA7669 genome encodes:
- a CDS encoding response regulator transcription factor; this translates as MTRILVIEDNADLAFAVTTALQSEGFDVAVAGTGPDGVDRARQRDADLIILDLMLPGFDGYRVIRELRGEGIEAPILVLTARGEEADKVRGLRLGADDYVTKPFGAMELLARVEALLRRARHSVAASPSARFGDIVVNRPARSVARAGTPVALTPKEYELLVALMDRAGSVVTRGDLLRAVWGYQQDVSTRTVDIHISELRAKLEPVPAKPVHIITVRKVGYRFEV